The Leptospira sp. WS39.C2 genome contains a region encoding:
- the rdgB gene encoding RdgB/HAM1 family non-canonical purine NTP pyrophosphatase has translation MLLETLGYEVVTPKSLGIHFQPEETESTFLGNSFIKSKELFRLTGLPSFADDSGISVDALGGEPGVYSARFGGPGLSDKERALYLLSQLGENPSRNAHYSCVVTYVDTNHLVSFEGKVEGVITSEYDEIGPYGFGYDPIFYYPDFGKRFSEVPEGEKNKVSHRKKAMELFLEWFQTIQ, from the coding sequence ATGTTACTCGAAACCTTAGGGTATGAGGTAGTCACTCCAAAATCCTTAGGTATACACTTCCAACCGGAAGAAACCGAATCCACATTTCTTGGGAATTCCTTTATCAAATCCAAAGAACTCTTTCGTCTCACGGGTTTACCTTCTTTTGCTGACGATTCTGGGATCTCAGTTGATGCTCTGGGTGGTGAACCTGGTGTGTATTCGGCAAGATTTGGTGGTCCTGGTCTTTCGGATAAAGAACGTGCCTTGTATTTGCTATCGCAACTTGGAGAAAATCCAAGTCGTAACGCACATTACAGCTGTGTTGTGACTTATGTGGATACAAACCATCTAGTTTCATTTGAAGGCAAGGTAGAAGGGGTCATTACTTCCGAATATGATGAAATTGGTCCTTATGGTTTTGGATATGATCCGATTTTTTATTATCCAGATTTTGGAAAAAGATTTTCGGAAGTGCCTGAGGGGGAAAAAAACAAAGTATCCCACAGAAAAAAAGCGATGGAACTTTTTTTGGAATGGTTTCAAACTATCCAATAA
- a CDS encoding flagellar filament outer layer protein FlaA, translated as MIALRNTIILTLFLFCHFGSKIYAESGIWREILLENFELSNFNANNLRTKLEKGTKLPEITLSNNFTAPIPGSKQALVLRIPKDANLPFSLYFPKPIEVNAFIKEISIPIYSSQSSGNLTLIIETQDAEVKQLNLTSLNFRGWKTITVSISKNFDQNDRVFLQKSSIRILGFFYLPYENNDPNQEVLIAIDDITAIVRDKYRPLRNKEILLED; from the coding sequence ATGATTGCTTTAAGAAACACCATAATCCTAACACTTTTTCTATTTTGTCACTTTGGATCAAAAATCTATGCGGAGAGTGGCATTTGGAGGGAAATCCTTCTCGAAAATTTTGAACTTTCAAATTTTAATGCAAACAATTTGCGTACAAAATTAGAAAAAGGTACAAAACTTCCAGAAATCACATTATCCAACAATTTTACAGCACCCATTCCAGGATCCAAACAAGCCCTTGTGCTTCGGATTCCTAAAGATGCGAATTTACCATTTTCTTTGTACTTTCCAAAACCAATTGAAGTAAATGCATTCATTAAAGAAATCTCTATCCCGATTTATTCCTCACAATCAAGTGGGAACCTAACACTCATCATAGAAACTCAGGACGCTGAGGTTAAACAATTAAACCTAACTTCACTCAATTTTCGTGGTTGGAAAACCATTACAGTTTCGATCTCCAAAAATTTTGACCAAAACGATCGAGTTTTTTTACAAAAAAGCTCTATTCGTATTTTAGGATTCTTTTATTTGCCCTACGAAAACAATGATCCAAACCAAGAAGTACTGATTGCGATTGATGATATAACCGCCATTGTGCGAGATAAATACAGACCCCTCCGAAACAAAGAAATCTTGTTAGAAGATTGA
- a CDS encoding chemotaxis protein CheX, with protein sequence MQIKADFINPFLEAATIVFRDVLQQDLIRGKIGIKDSPAPSHEIAIVIGVVGSFSGEVVYSMNYDAAYKISRTLVPGLSDEDVKNEYKDILGEIANMTTGNAMNIFTSAGQSVEITTPNIQETQSTSVRFNKKPTLSINLYSKFGRIEVNVAIA encoded by the coding sequence ATGCAAATCAAAGCCGACTTCATCAACCCATTCCTGGAAGCAGCCACCATCGTATTCCGCGATGTATTACAACAGGACCTCATCCGTGGAAAAATTGGGATCAAAGATTCCCCTGCCCCTAGCCATGAAATTGCCATCGTGATTGGTGTGGTTGGTTCTTTTAGTGGAGAAGTCGTCTACAGTATGAATTATGACGCTGCTTACAAAATTTCAAGGACACTTGTTCCTGGACTCTCAGATGAGGATGTGAAAAACGAATACAAAGACATCCTTGGTGAGATTGCCAACATGACAACAGGTAATGCGATGAATATTTTTACTTCTGCTGGTCAGTCTGTAGAAATCACTACGCCTAACATCCAAGAGACACAAAGCACTTCTGTTCGATTCAATAAAAAACCAACACTTTCCATCAACTTATACTCTAAGTTTGGTAGGATTGAGGTAAACGTTGCCATTGCTTAA
- a CDS encoding PIN/TRAM domain-containing protein has translation MKHLLSALGTLLVSSVSFFFIHSESQNIVLAGILAGCVLVYSLVLILGERKLFPEIKADVIVCASVGALLGLSIVAFPVSLLNDYGFKSVSIFVAVIFFLTGIKTGVSFSKKPGLSVFGGGSGAPGSSFSIPGLEGGTSQIRDKILDTSVVIDGRILDIADTHFLDGPLILPNFVLREIQLISDSSDPIKRARGRRGLEMLNKLQRKGSIEVKITYTDYSDTREVDAKLVKLARDTGGAVVTNDFNLNKVAELQGVRVLNLNNLANALKPVVLPGEEFQISVIKEGKDENQGIGYLEDGTMVVIENGGHLVGKDVRVVVTSIIQTAAGKMIFTKVQNGNNNYNKS, from the coding sequence ATGAAACATTTACTTTCTGCCCTTGGGACACTACTTGTCTCTTCGGTATCGTTTTTCTTTATACATTCCGAGTCGCAAAACATTGTTTTGGCGGGAATTCTCGCAGGTTGTGTTTTGGTTTATTCTTTGGTATTAATTCTCGGTGAGAGAAAATTATTTCCAGAAATCAAAGCAGATGTCATTGTATGTGCGAGTGTCGGTGCACTTTTGGGATTATCCATTGTTGCCTTCCCTGTGAGTTTACTCAATGATTATGGTTTCAAGTCAGTTTCCATTTTTGTAGCAGTAATTTTCTTTTTAACTGGAATCAAAACTGGTGTGTCGTTTTCTAAAAAACCAGGTCTTTCGGTATTTGGTGGTGGTAGTGGAGCTCCTGGATCTAGTTTTTCCATTCCAGGACTTGAGGGTGGAACGTCACAAATCAGAGACAAAATCCTAGATACATCGGTTGTAATCGATGGAAGGATTTTGGACATTGCTGATACACATTTTTTGGATGGTCCACTCATCCTTCCTAACTTTGTATTACGTGAAATCCAATTAATTTCAGATTCTTCTGATCCTATCAAAAGAGCTCGAGGTCGTCGTGGTCTTGAGATGTTAAACAAACTCCAAAGAAAGGGATCCATAGAAGTTAAAATCACTTATACAGATTATTCTGATACTCGTGAAGTGGATGCAAAACTTGTAAAACTTGCACGTGATACGGGTGGGGCTGTTGTAACCAACGATTTCAACCTAAACAAAGTTGCAGAATTACAAGGGGTACGTGTTTTAAATTTAAATAACCTAGCCAATGCTTTAAAACCAGTTGTCCTTCCTGGAGAAGAGTTCCAAATTTCCGTTATCAAAGAAGGAAAAGATGAGAACCAAGGGATTGGTTATTTGGAAGATGGAACCATGGTAGTCATTGAAAACGGCGGTCACTTAGTTGGCAAAGATGTGCGAGTGGTTGTCACAAGTATCATCCAAACTGCAGCTGGGAAAATGATTTTTACAAAAGTACAAAACGGTAACAATAACTACAACAAATCGTAA
- a CDS encoding STAS domain-containing protein, with protein sequence MDVQVKDDIRIIKFSGAILKVDSDEIEKELSKLTQGSVKKIILDLTKVHHICSTALGIFVATKRKLKPLNGDIKVIVVDEDLIQLFEITMLDKVFEIFPDLASAMEGFQLDEEDSH encoded by the coding sequence ATGGATGTTCAAGTCAAGGATGACATAAGGATTATCAAATTTTCTGGAGCCATCTTAAAAGTGGATTCTGATGAAATTGAAAAAGAATTATCAAAACTCACCCAGGGTTCCGTTAAAAAAATTATTTTAGACTTAACCAAAGTTCATCATATTTGTTCTACTGCTTTAGGGATTTTTGTGGCCACCAAACGTAAGTTAAAGCCACTAAATGGAGATATCAAAGTAATCGTAGTGGATGAAGATTTAATCCAATTATTTGAAATCACAATGTTGGATAAGGTTTTCGAAATATTTCCGGATTTGGCTTCCGCTATGGAAGGTTTTCAGTTAGACGAGGAAGATTCCCACTGA
- a CDS encoding ATP-binding cassette domain-containing protein yields the protein MIQASGITVSFGKKPLFENVSIKFKPECRYGLIGANGSGKSTFMKVLAGILQPSAGSVVLDKDIKVGYLKQDHYEYENETVLGTVLRGNPELWSLMAERDAIYAKEDMTDEEGIRISEIEEQFADMGGYEAESVAGELLEGLGIPTTAHSRPLNFLTGGFKLRVLLAQVLFLKPDVLLLDEPTNHLDIKTIHWLEELLTNYEGVVIVISHDRHFINSVATHIADLDYNTIRVFPGNYDDFMIAAEQSRDQLVSDSKRAKEKIADLQEFVSRFSANASKSKQATSRQKMIEKIKADMVEVKPSSRVAPYIRFKAKRVLGKDVFEAINISKSYDGKPVIKDFSTSITKGEKVGIVGTNGVGKTTLLKMLLKKLEPDSGQVKWGDSVETSFFPQDHREAMEPDADTLVEWLLRNSPPGTEVQEIRAILGRMLFSGDMANKSTTVLSGGEKSRMIIGKMILACDNVIALDEPTNHLDLETIEALNYALSLFEGTVILVSHDREFISSLCTRIIEVTPEGIKDFKGNYEEFLDREGNDFYKRLTGGAILTP from the coding sequence ATGATCCAAGCTAGCGGCATTACAGTCTCCTTCGGGAAAAAACCCCTTTTTGAAAACGTATCCATTAAATTCAAACCGGAGTGCCGTTACGGGCTGATTGGAGCCAATGGCTCTGGAAAATCGACCTTTATGAAGGTCTTAGCGGGTATTTTACAGCCCTCAGCGGGCTCTGTAGTCCTCGACAAAGACATTAAAGTAGGGTATTTGAAGCAGGACCACTACGAATACGAAAATGAGACCGTTCTTGGAACCGTTCTACGTGGTAATCCTGAACTTTGGAGCCTGATGGCAGAACGAGATGCCATTTACGCCAAAGAAGACATGACAGACGAAGAAGGGATTCGGATTTCCGAAATAGAAGAACAATTCGCAGATATGGGCGGTTACGAGGCCGAATCTGTCGCGGGTGAACTATTAGAAGGTCTAGGAATCCCTACAACAGCACATAGCCGGCCTTTAAACTTTTTAACTGGTGGTTTCAAACTACGAGTCCTTCTGGCCCAAGTACTATTTTTAAAACCGGATGTACTGCTCCTTGACGAACCAACAAACCACTTGGATATCAAAACCATCCATTGGTTGGAAGAACTCCTCACCAACTACGAAGGTGTTGTCATTGTCATCTCCCACGACCGTCATTTTATCAACTCTGTCGCCACTCATATTGCTGACTTAGATTATAATACCATCAGAGTTTTCCCTGGAAATTACGACGACTTTATGATTGCTGCAGAACAATCACGTGACCAACTTGTTAGTGATAGCAAACGAGCCAAAGAAAAAATTGCCGACTTACAAGAGTTTGTTTCTAGATTTTCTGCCAACGCAAGTAAATCCAAACAAGCAACTTCTCGCCAAAAGATGATCGAAAAAATCAAAGCTGACATGGTGGAAGTAAAACCTTCATCGAGAGTTGCACCATACATTCGTTTCAAAGCAAAACGTGTGTTAGGAAAAGATGTGTTTGAAGCAATCAATATTTCAAAATCCTATGATGGCAAACCAGTCATCAAAGATTTTAGTACATCCATCACAAAGGGTGAAAAAGTGGGGATTGTCGGAACAAACGGTGTTGGTAAAACCACTCTACTCAAAATGTTATTAAAAAAATTAGAGCCAGATTCTGGACAAGTGAAATGGGGAGATTCAGTAGAAACTTCCTTTTTCCCGCAAGACCACCGTGAAGCGATGGAACCAGATGCGGATACCCTTGTAGAATGGTTACTTCGCAACTCACCACCAGGAACAGAAGTACAAGAGATCCGTGCTATTTTAGGAAGGATGTTATTTTCCGGCGATATGGCAAACAAATCCACAACGGTTTTATCGGGTGGTGAAAAATCTAGGATGATCATTGGAAAAATGATCCTTGCTTGTGATAACGTCATAGCCCTTGACGAACCAACAAACCACTTAGACTTAGAAACTATTGAAGCCTTGAACTACGCCTTATCTTTGTTTGAAGGAACAGTGATCCTAGTTTCGCATGATAGAGAGTTTATCTCTTCTTTATGTACAAGAATCATAGAAGTGACACCAGAAGGGATCAAAGATTTTAAAGGAAATTACGAAGAATTTTTGGATCGAGAAGGAAACGATTTTTACAAACGACTCACTGGGGGAGCAATCCTTACTCCTTAA
- a CDS encoding DJ-1/PfpI family protein, with protein sequence MKKINVGIFVFNHIELLDFTGPYEVFSVTTNKSEENLCNTFLIGNSTNQLVSVNGLKFLPDYSIDDHPDIDILVLPGGNGTKEEMFVKNSINWIKNVNKTCEYILSVCTGARLLASAGLLDELEYTTHHECFEELESICPKGKLNKNIRFTSKGKILTSGGISAGIDLSLHVVETLFGNEIKQKTMAYMEYGNWSI encoded by the coding sequence ATGAAAAAAATTAATGTTGGTATATTCGTTTTTAATCATATAGAACTCTTAGACTTTACGGGTCCATACGAAGTTTTTTCTGTTACAACAAACAAATCAGAAGAAAATCTTTGTAATACTTTCCTTATTGGAAATTCTACAAATCAATTAGTCTCTGTAAATGGATTAAAATTTCTACCTGATTACTCTATAGATGACCATCCGGATATAGACATTTTAGTTTTACCTGGAGGAAACGGTACGAAAGAAGAAATGTTTGTTAAAAATTCTATCAATTGGATCAAAAATGTTAACAAAACGTGCGAATACATTCTTTCCGTTTGTACTGGAGCTAGATTGTTAGCTTCTGCAGGTTTACTGGACGAATTAGAATACACGACTCACCATGAATGTTTTGAGGAATTGGAATCTATTTGTCCAAAAGGAAAATTAAACAAAAATATAAGATTTACATCTAAGGGAAAAATTCTAACTTCTGGAGGAATTTCTGCAGGTATTGATTTATCTCTACATGTTGTAGAAACTCTTTTCGGAAATGAAATAAAACAAAAAACAATGGCTTACATGGAATATGGAAATTGGAGTATTTAG
- a CDS encoding ComF family protein: MGLCKVCTKLNSKKQNRWKGPYTIQNSKDRFLFYDAAYSLQKRDPETKELFLSLKFQNEKQISNYFCLGWKRLAQVWKDDPPDYFVLVPSKKKPGPKPYHAAWSIQNRLVNGLNLREDTSLRKISKDKQSEMGFQERFFHAKKAFGFIKSDRMIRGLHVLLVDDIFTTGASLNEIARLYKLRGARKVTCVVCLLSGVIESNGCSSQG; this comes from the coding sequence TTGGGATTGTGTAAAGTTTGCACAAAATTAAATTCTAAAAAACAAAATAGATGGAAAGGACCTTACACCATTCAAAACTCAAAGGATCGATTTCTCTTTTATGATGCCGCGTACTCTTTACAAAAAAGAGACCCCGAAACCAAAGAGCTTTTTTTATCTTTAAAATTTCAAAATGAAAAACAAATCTCGAACTACTTCTGTTTAGGCTGGAAACGTTTGGCACAAGTTTGGAAGGACGACCCACCTGATTATTTTGTTTTGGTACCTTCCAAAAAAAAACCAGGTCCGAAACCCTACCATGCCGCTTGGTCAATCCAAAACCGACTCGTGAATGGTCTAAATCTAAGGGAAGATACGAGTCTTCGTAAGATTTCAAAGGACAAACAGTCTGAGATGGGATTCCAAGAGCGATTTTTTCATGCAAAAAAGGCATTTGGATTCATAAAAAGTGATAGAATGATAAGGGGACTTCATGTTCTACTCGTAGATGATATATTTACGACAGGTGCTTCTCTGAACGAAATTGCTCGGTTGTACAAACTGAGAGGAGCAAGGAAAGTTACATGCGTAGTTTGTTTGTTAAGTGGGGTGATTGAATCGAATGGATGTTCAAGTCAAGGATGA
- a CDS encoding OmpA family protein, translating into MARILLIILFLFGSGLTSSQSIKNGIQVLEGDLINTGHLLRTEKQVFRISNTLLQEELAYLSGKKVRMLCDVQGDGCSPIRYEIEPFETGKTPDWTLKKIPRYVTQGLFSFNPQCTPDGKVLFWTALVREGGRSTQKIWASKRDQFGFWMAGEQLPTPLNNRYPSAVISALPGGNELFVFGNFGEEELLDNLKREMTQKSQMATREAANAKEFHIVLTKLENEYKERSEKIQSRAPLYKTRKTETGWTMPSPIQFPSFYNWYKKSDNPNQQVFGGSALSSSGRTLIYSAQQKKNYGKLDLYVSLQNDSGIFEDGMNLGSTLNTGEEEMAPFLGPDDRTLYFSSSGRKEGISIFISRRNGDSWTSWTEPQELSPNLRGVNFFSIPALGNWAYVSRDGELFMAAIPHHFQPEPVVVIKGKVVDEAGKPLSAYVQYESLLKKKTIGSTVSDPSTGEFSIILPYEENYGFYGEKEGYIPVSQNLNLVGKEKEEKEKSVLLVLPKLKKGNQIVMNNLFFAFRSAEFAKESEPELDRLAGILKKTGNLKVLIEGHTDNVGTKAANQKLSLERANSVAVYLKSKHKIEETRISVVGLGPSTPIADNGTDDGRAVNRRVVFKILEE; encoded by the coding sequence ATGGCACGGATTCTTCTCATCATTCTCTTCCTTTTTGGGAGCGGACTCACCAGTTCGCAAAGTATAAAAAATGGAATCCAGGTTTTGGAGGGAGACCTCATCAATACTGGGCATCTTTTGCGAACGGAGAAACAAGTATTCCGAATATCGAATACTCTATTGCAGGAAGAACTTGCCTATTTGAGTGGGAAAAAGGTACGGATGTTATGCGATGTGCAAGGTGATGGATGTTCCCCGATTCGTTATGAAATAGAACCGTTTGAAACAGGAAAAACTCCCGATTGGACTTTAAAAAAAATCCCAAGATACGTGACCCAAGGATTGTTTTCTTTTAATCCACAATGTACTCCAGATGGGAAAGTATTGTTTTGGACTGCACTTGTAAGAGAGGGAGGGCGTTCCACTCAAAAAATCTGGGCTTCCAAACGAGACCAATTTGGTTTTTGGATGGCAGGAGAACAACTCCCAACTCCACTCAATAACCGTTATCCTTCAGCCGTAATTTCCGCATTACCGGGAGGCAATGAACTTTTTGTATTTGGAAACTTTGGTGAAGAGGAATTACTCGACAATCTGAAACGTGAGATGACTCAAAAATCCCAAATGGCAACAAGAGAAGCAGCAAACGCCAAAGAGTTTCATATTGTATTAACAAAATTAGAAAACGAATACAAAGAAAGGTCAGAAAAAATTCAAAGCAGAGCTCCTTTGTATAAAACTCGCAAAACAGAAACGGGATGGACGATGCCAAGTCCCATCCAATTCCCTAGTTTTTATAATTGGTATAAAAAATCGGATAATCCCAACCAACAAGTATTTGGTGGATCTGCTTTGTCTTCAAGTGGTCGTACCTTAATTTATTCTGCCCAACAAAAGAAAAACTATGGGAAACTTGATTTGTATGTAAGTCTACAAAATGATTCGGGAATCTTCGAAGATGGAATGAATCTAGGTAGTACATTGAATACGGGAGAAGAAGAGATGGCACCTTTTCTTGGCCCCGACGATCGCACTTTATATTTTTCTTCGTCTGGAAGGAAAGAAGGAATATCGATTTTTATTTCTAGAAGGAATGGTGATTCTTGGACCTCTTGGACAGAACCACAAGAGTTGTCCCCTAACCTAAGAGGTGTTAATTTTTTTAGTATCCCAGCACTTGGAAATTGGGCTTATGTGTCAAGAGATGGGGAACTTTTTATGGCGGCAATTCCCCACCATTTTCAACCTGAACCAGTTGTTGTGATCAAAGGAAAGGTTGTGGATGAAGCAGGGAAACCATTATCTGCTTATGTCCAATACGAATCCTTACTAAAGAAAAAAACCATTGGTTCTACTGTTAGCGATCCGAGTACAGGTGAGTTCAGTATCATATTACCGTATGAAGAGAATTACGGATTTTATGGAGAAAAAGAAGGATATATCCCTGTTTCACAAAACCTCAATTTGGTGGGCAAAGAAAAGGAAGAAAAAGAGAAATCAGTATTACTCGTTTTGCCAAAACTGAAAAAAGGAAACCAAATTGTGATGAACAATTTGTTCTTTGCCTTTCGGTCTGCTGAATTTGCTAAAGAGTCGGAGCCAGAACTTGACAGATTGGCAGGAATTCTGAAAAAAACCGGGAATTTAAAGGTACTCATTGAAGGCCATACGGACAATGTTGGTACAAAAGCGGCGAACCAAAAGTTGTCCTTGGAACGTGCAAATTCGGTTGCAGTTTATTTAAAGTCTAAACATAAAATAGAAGAAACGAGGATTTCCGTTGTGGGACTTGGGCCAAGTACTCCCATTGCTGATAATGGAACCGATGATGGTCGTGCCGTAAATAGACGGGTAGTTTTTAAAATTTTGGAAGAGTAA
- a CDS encoding tol-pal system YbgF family protein yields MNHNCIFSHWIGKSNFLFLITILFHSLCFTSAAFGEPTEIFLPFPETWKESNQNSVVDPTSPNPTGSKTKDNESKTTSNPTGTTTVSNTTLSKEIPNQTEQVVVNGNLPKTEFAPSASKADSKKKKKKEVIDPSKASYQKGKAYLSRDQKKTAEQEFADSYNKEGESAKFSRSENTNLFGLDGKDKESSSLVEKQEDPDFKIKTQFELARSLDRIGNPESEEKAYKEYLKLVTEFPKHTELTPRAHYAMATLLIRKKEYRSAAHQLVGVIKNFKESEEFLPAHYYLGKIYESSWEERDLERALKYYQLYLNGVEGKNPKPGYDFRKETKERLRVLGSAI; encoded by the coding sequence ATGAATCATAACTGTATATTTTCCCACTGGATTGGAAAATCAAATTTCCTCTTTCTTATTACAATCTTATTCCATTCCCTCTGTTTTACCTCTGCTGCATTCGGAGAGCCAACAGAAATTTTTTTGCCATTCCCTGAAACTTGGAAAGAATCAAATCAAAACTCGGTTGTAGACCCAACCAGTCCCAATCCAACAGGTTCCAAAACGAAGGATAATGAATCTAAAACAACCAGTAACCCAACTGGAACAACAACAGTTAGTAATACTACTCTTTCAAAAGAAATTCCGAATCAAACAGAACAAGTTGTCGTTAATGGGAACCTTCCAAAAACCGAATTTGCCCCATCTGCATCTAAAGCCGATTCAAAGAAGAAAAAAAAGAAGGAAGTGATTGATCCTTCCAAAGCTTCCTATCAAAAAGGGAAAGCTTATCTTTCGCGAGACCAAAAAAAGACAGCCGAACAAGAGTTTGCTGACTCCTACAACAAAGAAGGGGAATCTGCTAAGTTTTCTCGTTCAGAAAACACAAACTTATTTGGATTGGATGGAAAAGATAAAGAATCATCAAGTTTAGTTGAAAAACAAGAAGATCCAGATTTTAAAATTAAAACCCAATTTGAATTGGCGAGATCATTAGATCGAATTGGAAATCCTGAATCAGAAGAAAAAGCATACAAAGAATATTTAAAGTTGGTCACTGAATTTCCAAAACACACAGAACTCACACCTAGAGCTCATTATGCGATGGCCACTCTCCTCATACGAAAAAAAGAATACCGATCTGCGGCACACCAATTGGTTGGTGTCATTAAAAACTTCAAAGAATCTGAGGAATTTTTACCTGCTCATTATTATTTGGGAAAAATTTATGAAAGTAGTTGGGAAGAAAGGGACTTAGAACGTGCTTTAAAGTATTACCAATTGTATTTAAATGGTGTTGAAGGAAAAAATCCAAAACCAGGGTATGACTTTAGAAAAGAAACCAAGGAACGTCTCCGTGTCCTTGGTTCTGCGATTTGA
- the lnt gene encoding apolipoprotein N-acyltransferase yields the protein MKLARFLMSREGFISVFCYTVTAVFSFLSFAPLNLPFFVWFAPFGLFIIEKRNRGEWKKLIYHGFGFAVVFYLVSFHWVYHMTTVFGGFDWYLAVPIFIGSAILLNFKFPVYLLLFSYLAKKINRFFPLIASFAILFAEFFTPQVFPWYFGNVVAENQILAQNAEYTSAYGLSAFLFFVSYFLFYLRSPKKIIRLINTFLPIHQKITKQVYFGMSVLFFVLLVFFGNGYYLFQKWVNVKPVAEREVLVVQPNAPLEFRDGRNPAEEIRNLMTRIDRMVEKELKDNPVDLVVLPESGVPFFTTHDSEVTRSIRIYWHQFESLMALISLRHGTNLFFNELDADIPGVKESARIIRNDIRTYNSSVLMNPNGERTNSYQKVFLLIFGEYMPFEWMYALSGQTGQFAPGTKLDLIPYFERRKTPSNVTKDLHWEDTFGLSPDSVREHYKTNQIEEKTAGAFLPLICYEVIISEFVRKFQGDPDFIVNVTNDKWYGNSVESYQHHTLGRLRAIEFRKWIVRSTNSGTSVFTDHLGRNIDNEFTPIESTATIRKKVSVIPGEMTFYRLYGNLLSYLFMGIVGIFFLVYVKRNS from the coding sequence ATGAAACTAGCTCGTTTTTTAATGTCACGCGAAGGGTTCATATCCGTTTTTTGTTATACGGTCACGGCCGTATTTTCTTTCCTTTCTTTTGCCCCCCTTAACTTGCCTTTTTTTGTTTGGTTTGCTCCCTTTGGTCTCTTTATCATTGAAAAAAGAAACCGTGGTGAGTGGAAAAAACTCATTTACCATGGATTTGGATTTGCCGTTGTATTTTATTTAGTTTCCTTCCATTGGGTTTACCACATGACAACCGTTTTTGGGGGATTTGATTGGTATTTGGCTGTTCCTATTTTTATTGGTTCCGCAATTTTATTAAATTTTAAATTTCCAGTTTATTTGCTTCTGTTCTCTTATTTAGCTAAAAAAATAAATCGATTTTTCCCTTTGATTGCATCTTTTGCAATTTTGTTTGCTGAATTTTTTACTCCACAAGTGTTCCCTTGGTATTTCGGCAATGTAGTAGCCGAAAACCAAATCTTAGCACAAAACGCTGAATATACGAGTGCTTATGGATTGTCTGCTTTCTTATTTTTTGTTTCCTATTTTCTTTTTTATCTAAGAAGTCCTAAAAAAATAATCCGACTTATAAATACGTTTTTACCAATTCATCAAAAAATCACCAAACAAGTGTACTTTGGTATGTCGGTGTTGTTTTTTGTTCTTTTGGTCTTTTTTGGAAATGGGTATTATTTATTCCAAAAATGGGTAAATGTAAAACCAGTTGCAGAACGTGAAGTTCTCGTTGTCCAACCCAATGCTCCTTTGGAGTTTCGGGACGGAAGAAACCCAGCAGAAGAGATTCGGAATTTAATGACTCGCATTGACCGAATGGTGGAAAAAGAATTAAAAGACAATCCTGTAGACCTTGTCGTACTACCAGAATCTGGAGTTCCATTTTTTACCACCCATGATTCAGAGGTCACTCGTTCTATACGTATCTATTGGCATCAGTTCGAATCTCTTATGGCACTCATCAGTTTGCGACATGGTACTAATTTGTTTTTTAATGAATTGGACGCAGACATACCAGGAGTCAAAGAATCGGCGAGGATCATTCGCAATGACATCAGAACGTACAATTCGTCCGTACTGATGAATCCAAATGGTGAAAGGACCAATAGTTACCAAAAAGTATTTTTACTTATTTTTGGTGAGTATATGCCATTCGAATGGATGTATGCTTTATCTGGCCAAACGGGTCAATTTGCTCCTGGAACAAAATTGGATCTAATACCGTATTTTGAACGACGCAAAACTCCATCGAATGTAACGAAAGACTTACATTGGGAAGATACATTTGGGTTGAGTCCAGATTCTGTAAGAGAACATTACAAAACAAACCAAATTGAAGAAAAAACAGCCGGTGCTTTTTTGCCTTTGATTTGTTATGAAGTGATAATCTCGGAATTTGTTAGGAAATTTCAGGGTGATCCAGATTTTATCGTGAATGTAACAAACGATAAATGGTATGGAAATTCAGTTGAATCCTACCAACACCACACTTTGGGAAGATTAAGAGCCATTGAATTTAGAAAGTGGATTGTCCGTTCAACAAATTCTGGTACCTCTGTATTCACTGATCATTTAGGTAGAAATATTGATAATGAATTCACTCCTATTGAAAGCACTGCTACCATTCGTAAAAAAGTTTCAGTAATCCCTGGTGAGATGACGTTTTACCGTTTGTATGGGAACTTATTGTCTTATTTATTCATGGGAATTGTAGGAATATTTTTTCTCGTTTATGTTAAAAGGAATTCGTAA